From the genome of Erythrobacter litoralis, one region includes:
- a CDS encoding polyprenyl synthetase family protein: MTVVGMDGDLLADGLKRVQAEVDASFDDLLPVPDDTRARLVEAMRYATIGGGKRVRPLLVVSTAEMYGVSREAAIRVGTAVEAIHVYSLIHDDLPCMDDDELRHGKATVHKVYDEATAVLAGDALHALAFDILADADTSTDPFVRSELIATLGHASGMNGMAGGQMMDMVADEEGVDYDLRAVTRLQQLKTGALLGASVEMGAILGRVPIETRAHLRAYSRDIGLAFQIADDLLDVIGDEAKAGKALRKDEVQGKQTFVTLMGVDKAREQARALVDQAIAHLASHGSEADTLRALARFIVERDR; the protein is encoded by the coding sequence ATGACAGTGGTCGGAATGGATGGCGACCTGCTCGCCGACGGGCTCAAGCGCGTGCAGGCCGAAGTGGATGCGAGCTTCGACGATCTGCTGCCGGTGCCCGACGACACGCGCGCCCGGCTCGTCGAGGCGATGCGCTATGCGACGATCGGCGGCGGCAAGCGGGTGCGTCCGCTGCTCGTGGTGAGCACGGCGGAAATGTACGGGGTCAGCCGCGAGGCGGCGATCCGGGTCGGCACCGCGGTCGAGGCGATCCATGTCTATTCGCTGATCCATGACGACCTGCCCTGCATGGACGACGACGAACTGCGCCACGGCAAGGCGACCGTGCACAAGGTCTATGACGAGGCAACCGCGGTCCTGGCAGGTGACGCGCTCCACGCGCTCGCCTTCGATATCCTCGCCGATGCCGACACCAGCACCGATCCCTTCGTGCGGAGCGAGCTGATCGCAACTCTCGGCCACGCTTCGGGCATGAACGGCATGGCGGGCGGTCAGATGATGGACATGGTCGCCGACGAGGAAGGGGTCGATTACGACCTGCGCGCGGTGACCCGGCTGCAGCAATTGAAGACCGGCGCGTTATTGGGCGCGAGCGTCGAGATGGGCGCGATCCTGGGCCGCGTACCCATCGAGACACGAGCGCATCTGCGCGCCTATTCGCGCGACATCGGCCTTGCCTTCCAGATCGCCGACGACCTGCTCGACGTGATCGGCGACGAGGCGAAGGCGGGCAAGGCGCTGAGGAAGGACGAAGTGCAGGGCAAGCAGACGTTCGTTACCCTGATGGGCGTCGACAAGGCCCGCGAACAGGCCCGCGCGCTGGTCGACCAGGCGATCGCGCATCTTGCCAGCCACGGCAGCGAGGCCGATACGCTGCGCGCGCTCGCCCGCTTCATCGTGGAGAGAGACCGATGA
- the coaD gene encoding pantetheine-phosphate adenylyltransferase yields the protein MTSRIGIYPGTFDPITRGHADIIRRGSKLVDRLIIGVTTNPSKNPMFETDERFAMVEREVNAMGLTNVEVVGFNALLVKFAQKQGANVIIRGLRAVADFEYEYQMAGMNQQLDEEIETVFLMADVSLQPIASKLVKEIALYGGDISRFVSAEVEAEVFERVKLIGLKGDY from the coding sequence ATGACCAGCCGCATCGGAATCTATCCCGGCACCTTCGATCCCATCACGCGGGGTCATGCCGATATCATCCGGCGCGGTTCGAAACTGGTCGATCGGCTGATCATCGGGGTCACCACCAACCCCTCGAAGAACCCGATGTTCGAGACCGACGAACGTTTCGCCATGGTCGAACGCGAGGTGAACGCAATGGGCCTCACCAACGTCGAGGTCGTCGGCTTCAACGCGCTGCTGGTGAAATTCGCGCAGAAACAGGGCGCAAACGTCATCATCCGCGGCCTGCGCGCGGTCGCCGATTTCGAATACGAATACCAGATGGCGGGCATGAACCAGCAACTCGACGAGGAGATCGAGACGGTCTTCCTCATGGCCGACGTCTCGCTCCAGCCGATCGCGTCGAAACTGGTCAAGGAAATCGCGCTCTACGGCGGCGACATCTCCCGTTTCGTCAGCGCCGAGGTCGAGGCCGAAGTGTTCGAAAGGGTCAAGCTGATCGGGCTCAAGGGCGATTACTGA